Within candidate division KSB1 bacterium, the genomic segment CATCGATATGAAATGCCGGCTCATGATGATTGCCGTCGGCGCCCTGAGTGACCTCGTGAGTAGCCTGAAAGTCCCGAAAGTTTCTATCGGCCGCGTATATAATAATGCGATACCTGGTATAAAAATAGAGGTACAAGGAACGAATCTCTGTCATAGATTCGCCGGCAGTCGGTGGTCTGTTGTGGATCCAGTAGTAATTATACTTCCATTCTTCAAAATCTTCGATTACATCCTGAGGAGTGAGGTTCTTTTCGACATACACTTCATCAAAGGCCTGGCTAAAGTCCGCTTGAGAATTGAACCGGCTGCCGGTCAGCCAGAAGTTGGCAAACAACTGCGGCGAAAAGATGCGCGTCCAGCGAATGCTGCCTGTCCGGTTGCCCCAATCATATGTGATGCCGGCTTTATTTTGAGCTTTCGGGTTGAATGTCAGATCCAGGTTATCTGTGCTACCATAGCCGCTGACAGTGACCTTATTTTTGTTGTCGAAGTCAAAGAACGCTTTGACATTACCATCAAGGAAGTAGTAGTTAGGTATATTATTGAGGAAGGGGGCGACCGTCTTATCAAAATAAGTCCGTCGAAGCGAACCCGATAACGAACCCATTTGGCCAATCGGCATCTGCACCGTCGTTTTTGCGCTGAGCAGACTTATGGAAGCGGTTGCTTCAAAATGCTCGCGGTTGCCATCCAGATTCGTTATATTGAGAACCGAGTAAAATTGAAACGCTGAACCCAACAATTTCATAATTTTGTCTTTTCAGTTTCATAGTCTAAACTCAATTTATCCGTGTCAAATCAGTGTTAATCCGTGGCTAAAGTTAATGTATCTTTTGATTGCGGCTTCGTCGAGCTGTGATTCTCACTGTTCTCTGTGTCCAAAAAGGTTTTGAACGTTTTCACTTTTATACATTATACATTATGAGTGACTGAAATAAGGAGGAGAGAATGCGCCAAATTGTGATCCCAAAATATGGTGACGTCAGCGTCTTCAGAATTGAAGAGAAACCGGATCCGCAGCCGGGCAAAGACGAAGTCTTGATTCGAGTGAAAGCCTCAGGAATTAATTTCGCGGATATTTTAGCCCGCCAGGGTCTTTACCCGGATGCACCCAAACTCCCGATGGTCGTCGGGTACGAGGTCTCCGGGGTTATCGAATCAACTGGAGAGGGAGTTGATTCTGCTTGGAAGGGGCAGGAGGTCGGGGCTGGAACAAGATTTCAGGGTTACTCGGATTTGGTTGTTGTGCCAGCTAAAAGCATTTTTGAAAAACCACCATCATTAACTTTTGAACAGGCTGCTGCTCTGCCTGTTAATTACGTGACAGCCTTTCAGCTTTTAGTGGTGATGGGCTCGCTCAAAAAAGACGAATCCGTGCTCATTCACAATGCCGGCGGCGGCGTTGGCCTGGCTGCCCTGGATATCGCCAAGAACATTGGAGCAATCACTTATGGTACCGCAAGCTCCGGTAAACATGACTTTTTGAAACAGCGAGGTCTGGACCACGCCATCGATTATCGAACTGAAGATTGGTTTCGAAAGCTACAAGAGTTAACAGACGGAAAAGGCGTGGAGCTGGTAATCGATCCGCTTGGTGGAACGAGCTGGAAAAAAAGTTACAAGGCCTTGAGAGCTACGGGCCGCTTAGGGATGTTTGGTATTTCAGCAGCGACAGAGTCTGGCCTCGGGGCAAAATTAAGCTTATTAAAAGTAGCACTGCAAATGCCATGGTTTAATCCGGTTGGTTTGATGAACGCAAATAAAAGCGTCTTCGGTGTAAATCTGGGACACATGTGGGATGAGCAAGAAAAA encodes:
- a CDS encoding zinc-binding dehydrogenase, with amino-acid sequence MRQIVIPKYGDVSVFRIEEKPDPQPGKDEVLIRVKASGINFADILARQGLYPDAPKLPMVVGYEVSGVIESTGEGVDSAWKGQEVGAGTRFQGYSDLVVVPAKSIFEKPPSLTFEQAAALPVNYVTAFQLLVVMGSLKKDESVLIHNAGGGVGLAALDIAKNIGAITYGTASSGKHDFLKQRGLDHAIDYRTEDWFRKLQELTDGKGVELVIDPLGGTSWKKSYKALRATGRLGMFGISAATESGLGAKLSLLKVALQMPWFNPVGLMNANKSVFGVNLGHMWDEQEKVRSWMQTILQGVDEGWVQPHVDKAFPLDKVGEAHAYIEARKNIGKVVLVV